Proteins encoded together in one Citromicrobium bathyomarinum window:
- a CDS encoding DUF4167 domain-containing protein — protein MNNNSNRNNNNRRRGRGNRNQGGGGNSSNRIDSRARGNAPQLLDKYKKLAQDAQHNGDRVQTEYYLQFADHYFRVIADNKARQDEQRAKRDTGRDRANDDTDEDDDDRGNDNRSSGNRGDDNRNDERRKPKKGNRSERQRGRDRSDDDDTSSDADSDANDGDDEFESDDNPFVRKRSSEPRRAAPKARKTSRKADKDSDDNKGDDGEIDANVLPPAIAAATAGDGDEDAKPAKAAAKPRRRTRKAADDGDDEALSAVG, from the coding sequence TTGAACAACAACAGTAATCGCAACAACAACAACCGGCGGCGCGGCCGCGGCAATCGCAATCAGGGCGGGGGCGGTAACAGCTCCAACCGGATCGACAGCCGCGCACGGGGCAATGCACCCCAGCTGCTGGACAAGTACAAGAAGCTCGCGCAGGACGCCCAGCACAATGGCGACCGCGTGCAGACGGAGTACTATCTGCAGTTCGCGGACCACTATTTCCGCGTCATCGCCGACAATAAGGCCCGCCAGGACGAACAGCGCGCCAAGCGCGACACCGGGCGCGACCGTGCGAACGACGATACCGACGAAGACGACGACGATCGTGGCAATGACAACCGCAGCAGCGGCAATCGTGGCGACGACAATCGCAACGACGAACGGCGCAAGCCCAAGAAGGGCAACCGCAGCGAACGCCAGCGCGGTCGCGATCGCTCCGACGATGACGACACGTCGTCCGATGCCGATTCCGACGCCAATGATGGCGACGACGAGTTCGAAAGCGACGACAACCCCTTCGTGCGCAAGCGCAGCAGCGAACCGCGCCGCGCCGCTCCGAAGGCACGCAAGACCTCGCGCAAGGCGGACAAGGATAGCGACGACAACAAGGGCGATGACGGCGAAATCGACGCCAACGTCCTGCCGCCTGCCATCGCGGCGGCGACGGCTGGCGACGGCGACGAAGATGCCAAGCCGGCCAAGGCAGCGGCTAAGCCGCGTCGGCGGACCCGCAAAGCGGCCGACGATGGTGATGACGAGGCGCTGAGCGCGGTAGGCTGA
- the prmC gene encoding peptide chain release factor N(5)-glutamine methyltransferase: MSDAVDLKGSVGEVIREAASLLDVAWARIDAELLMAHALGCSRSAMLLHHMRDPVPDGFAPLFARRLGHEPVAYITGSAEFYGFELKVTPAVLIPRGDSETLIDAAQEHFGTGEPPQRILDLGTGSGALLLAALYQWPEAEGIGLDASMPALRVAQCNARKLGLAERARFLRRSWRRDGWQRDLGTFDLVLCNPPYVEDDASLDPCVREHEPGSALFAGPEGLDDYRILLPQIAPLLTPDGIAIFEIGGTQHEAVAALAQNQGLENAMRRDLNGHPRAMIMSQGVGKGKANR; this comes from the coding sequence ATGAGTGATGCTGTCGACCTGAAGGGCAGTGTCGGCGAGGTCATCCGCGAGGCGGCGAGCCTGCTCGACGTCGCATGGGCGCGGATCGATGCCGAGCTGCTGATGGCGCACGCGCTGGGATGCTCACGCTCGGCCATGCTGCTTCACCATATGCGTGATCCGGTGCCCGATGGCTTCGCTCCGCTGTTCGCGCGGCGGCTGGGACACGAGCCGGTTGCCTACATCACCGGCAGTGCCGAGTTCTATGGGTTCGAGCTGAAGGTCACGCCCGCCGTCCTGATCCCGCGCGGGGATAGCGAGACGCTGATCGACGCCGCGCAGGAGCACTTCGGGACGGGCGAACCGCCGCAGCGCATCCTCGACCTCGGCACCGGGTCGGGCGCGCTGCTGCTGGCGGCGCTGTATCAGTGGCCCGAGGCGGAGGGGATTGGTCTCGATGCCTCCATGCCCGCGCTGCGCGTCGCGCAGTGCAATGCGCGCAAGCTGGGGCTGGCGGAGCGTGCCAGGTTCCTGCGGCGCAGCTGGCGCCGGGATGGCTGGCAGCGCGATTTGGGCACGTTCGACCTGGTCCTGTGCAATCCGCCCTATGTCGAGGATGACGCATCGCTCGACCCGTGCGTGCGCGAGCACGAGCCGGGATCGGCGCTGTTTGCGGGGCCCGAAGGTCTCGACGATTACCGAATCCTACTCCCGCAAATCGCGCCCTTGTTGACGCCTGATGGGATCGCCATCTTCGAAATCGGCGGTACGCAGCATGAGGCAGTCGCCGCACTCGCGCAAAATCAAGGGCTTGAGAACGCCATGCGCCGGGACCTGAACGGACACCCGCGCGCAATGATTATGTCGCAAGGGGTTGGCAAAGGGAAAGCCAACCGGTAA
- a CDS encoding CoA transferase, producing MWLDKPRNPNAPLAGLKVLELARILAGPFAGQTLADLGADVIKVEAPEGDGTRLWGPPFVEREDGAREAAYYNGCNRGKRGITADFRNADDLARVTTLAAEADVVLENFLPGKLTKFGLDYASLSASNPALVYCSISGFGQDGPRRDEPGYDFVIQAMSGFMALTGEPEGEPMKHGMSISDLFCGLYSTIAIQAALAMRARTGPMEGRGQHIDMALYDCSVALLAHQAQSFFATGENPPRMGNMHAQVSAYGVFPTKDGPIVLAPANDRLFRRLLEVFERHDLLGDERFATNEARIANRAEIDGIIAAETAQWDREALLRHCREAGVPAGPIYEVSEVFEEPQVQARGMTFPMAEGLTGLRSPFKFSDAELALGEPSPRLGQDD from the coding sequence ATGTGGCTCGATAAACCCCGCAATCCGAATGCGCCGCTCGCCGGCCTCAAGGTGCTCGAACTCGCGCGCATCCTCGCAGGCCCCTTCGCCGGGCAGACCCTGGCTGATCTTGGCGCGGACGTGATCAAGGTTGAAGCGCCCGAGGGCGACGGGACGCGGCTGTGGGGCCCACCTTTCGTGGAGCGCGAGGACGGCGCGCGCGAGGCGGCCTATTACAACGGCTGCAATCGGGGGAAGCGTGGGATTACCGCGGATTTTCGCAATGCGGACGATCTCGCCCGGGTGACCACTCTCGCAGCCGAAGCCGACGTGGTGCTGGAGAATTTTCTGCCCGGCAAGCTGACCAAGTTCGGCCTCGACTACGCCAGCCTGTCCGCCTCCAATCCCGCTCTTGTCTACTGCTCCATCAGCGGCTTCGGGCAGGATGGCCCGCGCCGCGATGAGCCGGGCTACGACTTCGTGATCCAGGCGATGAGCGGGTTCATGGCGCTGACGGGCGAGCCCGAGGGCGAGCCGATGAAGCACGGCATGTCGATTTCGGACCTGTTCTGCGGGCTCTATTCGACCATCGCGATCCAGGCCGCGCTGGCGATGCGGGCGCGGACGGGGCCGATGGAGGGGAGGGGCCAGCATATCGACATGGCGCTCTACGATTGCTCGGTCGCGCTGCTCGCCCATCAGGCGCAAAGCTTCTTCGCCACCGGTGAGAACCCGCCACGCATGGGCAACATGCACGCGCAGGTCAGCGCCTATGGCGTGTTCCCGACCAAGGACGGCCCAATCGTGCTCGCGCCTGCAAACGACCGGCTGTTCCGCAGGCTGCTCGAAGTGTTCGAGCGGCACGATCTGCTGGGTGACGAACGCTTCGCCACCAACGAGGCGCGGATCGCCAACCGCGCCGAGATCGACGGGATCATCGCCGCGGAGACCGCGCAGTGGGATCGTGAAGCGCTGCTGCGCCATTGTCGCGAGGCGGGTGTCCCCGCAGGGCCGATCTACGAGGTTTCCGAAGTGTTCGAAGAGCCGCAGGTGCAGGCGCGCGGGATGACCTTCCCGATGGCCGAGGGGCTGACCGGCCTGCGCAGCCCGTTCAAATTCTCCGACGCCGAGCTGGCACTGGGCGAGCCTTCGCCCAGGCTAGGGCAGGACGACTAG
- a CDS encoding alpha/beta hydrolase, with translation MKWWIAGLALSAVLALGVAIALTSPPKLLSIIDRISGGGTGTHRAGTAIPFGNHEQTLDVWVPDAASETPRPVIVFFYGGGWVKGDRDAYAFAGRALASRGFVVVIPDYRKVPQVRFPAFVEDGAEAVRWTRDNIARFGGDPGRIALAGHSAGAHTAVTLALDPRWLKAAGVAPDTVKAAIGLSGPYDFYPFDKKRSIDAMSHWPSPRDTQPIEWARADAPPLLLITSSKDTVVRPYNTENLAAKLRDLGAPVRTENYEDLSHEDVVVALSKPFRSKAPVLDRSVTFLDQAM, from the coding sequence ATGAAGTGGTGGATCGCGGGGCTGGCGCTGTCGGCCGTGCTGGCGCTGGGCGTGGCCATCGCGCTGACCTCGCCCCCGAAGCTGCTTTCGATCATCGATCGGATTTCTGGCGGGGGCACCGGCACGCATCGCGCGGGCACGGCGATCCCCTTCGGCAATCATGAGCAGACGCTCGACGTGTGGGTGCCCGACGCGGCGAGCGAGACACCGCGCCCGGTGATCGTGTTCTTCTACGGCGGCGGCTGGGTGAAGGGCGATCGCGATGCCTATGCCTTTGCCGGGCGCGCACTCGCTAGCCGCGGCTTCGTGGTGGTCATCCCCGATTATCGCAAGGTGCCGCAGGTGCGCTTCCCGGCCTTCGTCGAGGACGGGGCCGAGGCGGTGCGCTGGACTCGCGACAATATCGCCCGCTTCGGCGGCGATCCCGGCCGGATCGCACTCGCGGGCCATTCGGCGGGCGCGCACACCGCAGTCACGCTGGCGCTGGACCCGCGCTGGCTGAAAGCTGCCGGTGTGGCGCCCGATACCGTGAAGGCCGCGATCGGCCTGTCCGGCCCTTACGACTTCTACCCCTTCGACAAGAAGCGCTCGATCGACGCGATGTCGCACTGGCCGAGCCCGCGCGACACGCAGCCCATCGAATGGGCGCGCGCCGATGCACCGCCGCTGCTGCTGATCACGTCAAGCAAGGACACCGTGGTTCGCCCCTACAACACGGAGAACCTCGCGGCGAAGCTGCGCGACCTCGGCGCGCCGGTGCGCACGGAGAACTACGAGGACCTGAGCCACGAGGATGTGGTCGTGGCGCTATCCAAGCCGTTTCGCAGCAAAGCCCCGGTGCTCGACCGCAGCGTGACCTTCCTCGACCAAGCGATGTGA
- the metK gene encoding methionine adenosyltransferase: MRSSYIFTSESVSEGHPDKVSDQISDAIVDLMLSKDPESRVACETLTTTQRVVLAGEIRCTPMYDNGEWKPGAAEEIEQVVRDTVKEIGYEQTGFHWQTFTFENHLHGQSSEIAQGVDAGTDGSNKDEGAGDQGIMFGYACNETPDLMPATLDYSHKILQRLADDRKSGTAPFLEPDAKSQVTLRYENGKPVKAMAIVVSTQHAKGYDQGDKEAELKAYVKKAVGEVLPDGLIDGDTVWHINPTGAFEIGGPDGDAGLTGRKIIVDTYGGAAPHGGGAFSGKDPTKVDRSAAYITRYLAKNVVAAGLATHCTIQLSYAIGVSEPLSVYVDLHGTGTVSEEALEDAIRGMTKLGGLTPRGIRTHLGLNKPIYKQSAAYGHFGRTAAGDAFPWERTDLVDDLKAAVGK; this comes from the coding sequence ATGCGCAGCAGCTATATCTTCACCTCCGAAAGCGTTTCCGAAGGCCATCCGGACAAGGTTTCCGACCAGATTTCGGATGCGATCGTCGATCTGATGCTCAGCAAGGATCCCGAGTCGCGAGTCGCCTGCGAAACGCTCACCACCACGCAGCGCGTCGTGCTCGCGGGGGAGATCCGCTGCACGCCGATGTACGATAATGGCGAGTGGAAGCCGGGTGCCGCCGAAGAGATCGAGCAGGTCGTGCGCGATACGGTGAAGGAAATCGGCTACGAACAGACCGGTTTCCACTGGCAGACGTTCACCTTCGAAAACCACCTGCACGGCCAGTCGAGCGAAATCGCGCAGGGCGTGGACGCCGGCACCGACGGGTCCAACAAGGACGAAGGCGCGGGCGACCAGGGCATCATGTTCGGCTATGCCTGCAACGAGACGCCCGACCTGATGCCTGCGACGCTCGATTACAGCCACAAGATTCTCCAGCGGCTGGCCGACGACCGCAAGTCGGGCACGGCACCGTTCCTCGAACCCGACGCCAAGAGCCAGGTCACGCTGCGCTACGAAAACGGCAAGCCGGTGAAAGCCATGGCGATCGTCGTCTCGACCCAGCACGCCAAGGGTTACGACCAGGGCGACAAGGAAGCCGAGCTGAAGGCCTACGTGAAGAAGGCCGTGGGCGAAGTGCTGCCCGACGGCCTGATCGACGGCGATACGGTGTGGCACATCAACCCGACCGGCGCGTTCGAGATCGGCGGGCCGGACGGTGACGCCGGGCTGACGGGTCGCAAGATCATCGTCGACACCTATGGCGGCGCAGCCCCGCACGGCGGCGGCGCGTTCAGCGGAAAGGACCCGACCAAGGTCGACCGCTCGGCCGCCTACATCACCCGCTATCTGGCGAAGAACGTCGTGGCAGCAGGCCTCGCCACGCATTGCACCATCCAGCTGTCCTACGCGATCGGCGTTTCCGAGCCGCTGTCGGTCTACGTCGACCTGCACGGCACGGGCACGGTCTCCGAAGAGGCGCTGGAAGATGCGATTCGCGGGATGACCAAGCTGGGCGGACTGACCCCGCGCGGCATCCGCACGCACCTTGGCCTGAACAAGCCGATCTACAAGCAGAGCGCGGCCTATGGCCACTTCGGTCGGACGGCAGCGGGCGACGCCTTCCCGTGGGAGCGCACCGACCTGGTCGACGACCTGAAGGCTGCCGTCGGCAAGTAA
- the prfA gene encoding peptide chain release factor 1, whose protein sequence is MTIPPERLDQIANRFAEIEARMASGQLEGEEFVQASRDYAELEPVAKLALELKAAREEVAGLDEMLADPEMRDMAEEELEALNQRIPELEQQLAVAMLPRDSADAKPAMLEIRAGTGGDEAALFAGDLYRMYERFAGEQGWKVEPVSMSASEVGGFKEIVAHVTGTGVFAKLKFESGVHRVQRVPETESGGRIHTSAATVAVLPEPDEVDVQVDPGDLKIDTYRASGAGGQHVNTTDSAIRITHLPTGLVVTCQDGRSQHKNREQAMQVLRARLYEQQRDAAQGAEAEARKAMVGSGDRSERIRTYNFPQGRVTDHRIGLTLQKLPQIIAGPGLGELVDALIAEDEAKRLAAMNE, encoded by the coding sequence TTGACCATCCCTCCCGAACGCCTCGACCAGATCGCCAACCGCTTCGCAGAGATCGAGGCGCGGATGGCCTCGGGCCAGCTGGAGGGCGAGGAATTCGTCCAGGCGAGCCGCGACTATGCCGAGCTGGAGCCGGTCGCGAAGCTCGCGCTGGAGCTGAAGGCCGCGCGCGAGGAAGTCGCGGGGCTGGACGAGATGCTCGCCGATCCCGAGATGCGCGACATGGCGGAAGAGGAGCTCGAAGCGCTCAACCAGCGTATTCCCGAGCTCGAACAGCAGCTCGCCGTCGCGATGCTCCCGCGCGACAGTGCCGATGCCAAGCCCGCGATGCTCGAAATCCGCGCAGGCACGGGCGGTGATGAAGCCGCGTTGTTCGCGGGCGACCTCTACCGCATGTACGAACGCTTCGCGGGCGAGCAGGGCTGGAAGGTCGAGCCGGTCAGCATGAGCGCGTCCGAAGTGGGCGGGTTCAAGGAAATCGTCGCCCACGTCACCGGCACCGGCGTGTTCGCCAAGCTCAAGTTCGAAAGCGGCGTGCACCGCGTCCAGCGCGTGCCCGAAACGGAGAGCGGCGGGCGCATCCACACCTCGGCGGCGACCGTGGCGGTGCTGCCCGAACCGGACGAGGTCGACGTGCAGGTCGATCCGGGCGACCTCAAGATCGACACCTATCGCGCGTCCGGCGCGGGCGGGCAGCACGTCAACACGACCGATTCGGCAATCCGCATCACCCACCTGCCCACTGGGCTCGTGGTCACCTGCCAGGACGGGCGCAGCCAGCACAAGAACCGCGAACAGGCGATGCAGGTGCTGCGCGCGCGGCTCTACGAACAGCAGCGCGACGCCGCGCAGGGGGCGGAGGCCGAGGCGAGGAAGGCGATGGTCGGCAGCGGCGACCGTTCCGAACGGATTCGCACCTACAACTTTCCGCAAGGCCGCGTGACCGACCACCGGATCGGCCTCACGCTGCAGAAGCTGCCGCAGATCATCGCCGGGCCGGGGCTGGGCGAGCTGGTCGACGCGCTGATCGCCGAGGACGAGGCCAAGCGGCTCGCGGCGATGAATGAGTGA
- a CDS encoding DUF418 domain-containing protein has protein sequence MDRRGTVLTAPGPSGGRVVALDALRGIAVAGIALMNVYIYALPPAAYFNPAAAGSESALDAIDWALSFLLVEDKFRSLFAMLFGAGVAILIERAGKDRRGHPLRDHALRMLVLFAIGGAHAILLANNDVLRLYAMAGLFVPLFLRLDARRLLVAGGILMVLHVIGGTLIAYQWLTAEPGTQQALLPDWAFGANPDALRYGQMIGTESFAERFARRIAGFGPALETQVPGVPSALGTMLVGAGLWRSGLLQGSWPRARCLALARKLALIALPPLVLLMLVDMWTGFTGAVVGPVSLFWSLPFDLLLAIAYAALVMALFAGRESALRRVLAATGRLSLTNYLLTSVVFALLFNSWGLGLYGTVSRGGAFALAFVPIVLMLIWSPLWLARFRQGPFEWLWRGIARGRFGPIRR, from the coding sequence GTGGACCGGCGCGGCACTGTACTGACCGCGCCCGGTCCCTCGGGAGGGCGGGTCGTCGCGCTCGATGCGCTGCGCGGCATTGCCGTGGCGGGCATCGCACTGATGAACGTCTATATCTATGCGCTGCCCCCGGCTGCCTATTTCAATCCGGCGGCGGCGGGCAGCGAGAGCGCGCTCGATGCGATTGACTGGGCGCTCAGCTTCCTGCTGGTGGAAGACAAGTTTCGCAGCCTGTTCGCCATGCTGTTCGGCGCAGGAGTCGCGATCCTGATCGAACGTGCGGGAAAGGACCGACGCGGTCACCCGCTGCGCGACCATGCGCTGCGCATGCTGGTGCTGTTCGCGATCGGCGGTGCTCACGCGATCCTGCTCGCGAATAACGACGTGCTGCGGCTCTACGCAATGGCGGGCCTGTTCGTGCCGCTGTTCTTGCGGCTGGATGCGCGCAGATTGCTGGTCGCGGGCGGCATCCTGATGGTGCTGCACGTGATCGGCGGCACGCTGATTGCGTACCAGTGGCTAACTGCAGAGCCGGGCACCCAGCAGGCGCTGCTGCCCGACTGGGCCTTCGGCGCAAACCCGGATGCGCTCCGCTACGGGCAGATGATCGGTACCGAGAGTTTTGCCGAGCGGTTTGCACGCCGCATCGCCGGGTTCGGCCCGGCGCTGGAGACCCAGGTGCCCGGCGTCCCTTCCGCGCTGGGCACAATGTTGGTGGGAGCAGGCCTGTGGCGCAGCGGCCTCCTGCAGGGTAGCTGGCCGCGCGCACGCTGCCTTGCTCTGGCGCGAAAACTCGCGCTGATCGCCCTGCCGCCGCTGGTGCTGCTGATGCTGGTGGATATGTGGACGGGCTTTACCGGCGCGGTGGTCGGTCCGGTCTCGCTCTTCTGGTCGCTGCCCTTCGATCTGCTGCTGGCGATCGCCTATGCCGCGCTGGTGATGGCTCTGTTCGCCGGTCGGGAGAGCGCGCTGCGCCGCGTTCTCGCCGCGACCGGGCGCCTGTCGCTCACCAACTACCTTCTTACCAGCGTGGTGTTCGCGCTGCTGTTCAATTCCTGGGGGCTGGGCCTCTACGGGACAGTGTCGCGCGGCGGAGCCTTTGCGCTCGCTTTCGTGCCGATCGTGCTGATGCTGATCTGGTCGCCGCTCTGGCTGGCGCGTTTCCGACAAGGCCCGTTCGAGTGGCTGTGGCGCGGCATCGCGCGCGGGCGCTTCGGCCCGATCAGGCGCTAG
- the hisS gene encoding histidine--tRNA ligase — translation MAKTKTPQAIRGTQDIFGAEAESFAFVVETFERVRKLYRFRRAEMPVFEKTEVFARSIGETTDIVSKEMYSFEDRGGESLTLRPEFTAGIARAYLTNGWQQHAPVKLATHGPLFRYERPQKGRYRQFHQIDAEIIGAAEPQVDVELLAMADQVIRELGIEGVTLHLNTLGDGDSREAWRAALVEHFRSVKDELSEESQERLEKNPLRILDSKDRRDQRFLADAPKIDDFLTDEARGFFDAVTSGLDAAGVKWVRAESLVRGLDYYRHTAFEFIPDEGSAAADALGSQSTILGGGRYDGLIESLGGSPTPAVGWAAGIERLAMLVGEKEANAADVMVVAESDDVILTAIRALARFRELGFSADLIASGSPKKRFDKAVKTPASAIVSLRDGAEGTTSNFRGENPRATEVQAAWDAMRHQL, via the coding sequence ATGGCAAAGACAAAGACACCGCAGGCAATCCGCGGCACGCAGGACATTTTCGGGGCCGAGGCGGAAAGCTTCGCCTTCGTGGTCGAAACCTTCGAACGCGTGCGCAAGCTTTACCGCTTCCGCCGCGCGGAAATGCCCGTGTTCGAGAAGACGGAAGTATTCGCCCGCTCGATCGGCGAGACGACCGATATCGTCTCGAAGGAAATGTATTCCTTCGAGGATCGCGGCGGGGAATCGCTCACGCTGCGGCCCGAATTCACCGCGGGCATCGCGCGTGCGTATCTGACTAACGGCTGGCAACAGCACGCGCCGGTGAAGCTGGCGACCCACGGCCCGCTGTTCCGCTACGAGCGCCCGCAGAAGGGCCGCTACCGCCAGTTCCATCAGATCGACGCCGAGATCATCGGCGCGGCGGAGCCCCAAGTAGACGTCGAGCTGCTCGCGATGGCCGATCAGGTGATCCGCGAGCTGGGGATCGAGGGCGTGACGCTCCACCTCAATACTTTGGGCGATGGCGATTCCCGCGAGGCATGGCGCGCCGCGCTGGTCGAGCACTTCCGTAGCGTGAAGGACGAGCTGAGCGAGGAATCGCAGGAGCGGCTGGAGAAGAACCCGCTGCGGATTCTCGACAGCAAGGATCGCCGCGACCAGCGCTTCCTGGCCGACGCGCCGAAGATCGACGACTTCCTGACCGACGAGGCGCGTGGCTTTTTCGATGCGGTAACCAGCGGTCTGGATGCCGCGGGCGTGAAGTGGGTGCGCGCGGAAAGTCTGGTGCGCGGGCTCGACTACTACCGCCACACCGCGTTCGAGTTCATTCCCGACGAGGGCTCGGCTGCGGCGGACGCGCTGGGTTCGCAGAGCACGATCCTGGGCGGCGGGCGCTACGATGGGCTGATCGAGAGCCTTGGCGGTTCGCCCACGCCCGCAGTCGGCTGGGCTGCGGGGATCGAGCGGCTGGCGATGCTGGTGGGGGAGAAGGAAGCGAACGCGGCCGATGTGATGGTGGTTGCGGAATCCGATGACGTGATTCTCACGGCCATCCGCGCGCTGGCCCGGTTCCGTGAGCTCGGGTTCTCCGCAGATCTGATCGCGAGTGGTTCGCCCAAGAAGCGCTTCGACAAGGCCGTGAAGACACCTGCATCGGCGATCGTGAGTTTGCGTGACGGAGCCGAAGGAACGACCTCCAACTTCCGGGGCGAAAATCCACGCGCGACAGAGGTGCAGGCAGCGTGGGATGCAATGCGGCACCAGCTATAG
- the lnt gene encoding apolipoprotein N-acyltransferase, with the protein MLNRALPFALAHPRLTLLVLGGISALGFPPFHLWPLALLALGAAAVLIRFSPTVRGAFLRGWLFALAHFTVTNTWIATAFTHQDRMPAILGWLAVPLLSTFLALYPAIAFAAAYRLARGRSTLAYALALGGAWVLTEWLRATLFTGYAWGPFSLAMLGPFDRPGLAGLLPLTGTYALSGIAVVLAAMLIDQVLRREWLRFGIASVLLAVAMYWPVGAGREGELDYTLVQPDLDQDELNDPRQYEPSFLTLAALSARPPASEPDQRLVLWPEGVLPDYLREGYPERFYAATTAGRDPAFARARLARVIGEGGLLLTGTTDLEVDGDTVTGAYNVVTVLNDQGEITGSYRKAHLVPYGEYLPFRDVLEPLGLSRLVAGSIDFHPGPGPQTLDLGAYGRAGVQICYEIIFSGQVVDRTNRPDYIVNPSIDGWFGPTGPPQHLAQARMRAIEEGLPVLRSTTTGISGVIDARGVVRQHMAMGEQARIEGKVPPAGAPTLFARLGNWLALIWALALLGGSLVVNRRRRV; encoded by the coding sequence GTGCTGAACCGGGCGCTGCCTTTCGCGCTGGCGCATCCACGCCTGACCCTGCTGGTGCTGGGCGGCATTTCCGCGCTCGGCTTCCCGCCCTTCCACCTGTGGCCTCTCGCGCTGCTCGCGCTGGGCGCGGCGGCGGTGCTGATCCGCTTCAGCCCGACGGTGCGGGGCGCATTCCTGCGCGGATGGCTGTTCGCGCTCGCCCACTTCACCGTCACCAACACGTGGATTGCGACCGCCTTCACCCATCAGGACCGGATGCCCGCCATTCTCGGCTGGCTCGCGGTGCCGCTGCTGTCGACCTTCCTCGCGCTCTACCCCGCAATCGCCTTTGCCGCCGCCTACCGGCTGGCGCGTGGTCGCAGTACGCTGGCCTATGCGCTGGCGCTGGGCGGGGCCTGGGTGCTGACCGAGTGGCTGCGCGCGACCCTGTTCACCGGCTATGCCTGGGGGCCCTTCAGCCTCGCCATGCTCGGCCCGTTCGACCGGCCGGGGCTGGCCGGGCTGCTTCCGCTGACCGGCACCTACGCGCTGTCGGGTATCGCGGTGGTGCTGGCCGCGATGCTGATCGACCAGGTGCTGCGCCGCGAATGGCTGCGTTTCGGGATCGCCTCGGTCCTGCTTGCGGTTGCGATGTACTGGCCCGTGGGGGCTGGGCGTGAGGGTGAGCTCGACTACACGCTGGTCCAGCCCGATCTCGATCAGGACGAGCTGAACGATCCGCGTCAGTACGAGCCGAGCTTCCTCACGCTCGCGGCGCTATCCGCCCGCCCGCCTGCGAGCGAGCCCGATCAGCGGCTGGTGCTGTGGCCCGAGGGCGTGCTGCCGGACTATCTGCGCGAGGGCTATCCCGAGCGTTTCTACGCCGCGACCACCGCCGGGCGCGACCCCGCTTTCGCGCGAGCCCGGCTCGCCCGTGTGATCGGCGAGGGCGGACTGCTGCTGACCGGGACGACCGATCTCGAGGTGGACGGGGACACCGTGACGGGGGCCTACAACGTGGTCACCGTGCTGAACGACCAGGGCGAGATCACCGGCAGCTATCGCAAGGCGCATCTGGTGCCTTATGGTGAATATCTGCCGTTTCGCGACGTTCTGGAACCGCTCGGCCTGTCGCGGCTGGTGGCAGGCTCGATCGATTTCCATCCCGGCCCGGGTCCGCAGACGCTCGATCTGGGCGCCTATGGCCGTGCGGGCGTGCAGATCTGCTACGAAATCATCTTCTCCGGTCAGGTGGTCGATCGCACCAACCGCCCGGACTACATCGTGAACCCCTCGATCGACGGCTGGTTCGGGCCGACCGGGCCGCCACAGCATCTGGCGCAGGCCCGCATGCGTGCGATCGAAGAAGGCCTGCCGGTGCTGCGTTCTACCACCACCGGGATCAGCGGCGTGATCGACGCGCGGGGCGTCGTCCGCCAGCATATGGCAATGGGCGAGCAGGCGCGGATCGAAGGCAAGGTGCCGCCCGCCGGGGCGCCGACGCTGTTCGCGCGGCTGGGCAACTGGCTGGCGCTGATCTGGGCGCTCGCACTCCTCGGCGGCTCCCTAGTTGTCAACCGGCGCAGGCGGGTTTAG